In Xyrauchen texanus isolate HMW12.3.18 chromosome 23, RBS_HiC_50CHRs, whole genome shotgun sequence, a genomic segment contains:
- the rnf103 gene encoding E3 ubiquitin-protein ligase RNF103, which produces MWWKLFFLLLYFLMLFIVARFFEAVVWYETGVFATQLVDPVTLSFKKLKTILECRGLGYSGLAEKRDVRELVENSGELMQGELYSALKNEKEQVGSDSSTTFSGEMHFYELVEDTKDGIWLVQVIAQDRNPLLSTANWGKMVQKVSQFGIRTGTFNCSSDSRYCHKRGWTKSTLIMSVPQTYASKGKVMLKEYNGRRIETEHIFKWMTAHVASRIKTIRFSEQLMDDWYQMEKQPVKMFLFAKLLQPPAFFSALSIKYTGRIEFIFVDVRNWDNATSLEEIGVRQMPSYILKTPEGIYRYGNSTGEFISLHAMDTFLCSVQPEVNDLFILSLVMVNLMAWMDLFITQGATIKRFVVLISTLGTYNSLLIISWLPILGFLQLPYLDSFYEYSLKLLRYADTTTIASWVRADWTFYSSHPALFLSTYLAHGLLIDYFEKKRRCSNEDQNANNLEWLSSLWDWYTSYLVHPIASFQNFESDWDDDPNFILERLAFPDLWLHPLVPIDYIKNLPTWKFKLAQHERPTQDLDKRPNNLMNPSEDSSGDKRAHQRSSEVLQSTEDCSAAIKSEESWSGGEEQDTDWSQWPCGMLHCTECVVCLENFETDCLVMGLPCGHVFHQQCIVVWLAGGRHCCPVCRWPSYKKRPARQRHAAEQLEPE; this is translated from the exons ATGTGGTGGAAACTCTTCTTTTTGCtcctttattttcttatgttattCATCGTGGCTCGGTTTTTTGAGGCCGTCGTCTGGTATGAGACGGGAGTTTTCGCCACCCAGCTGGTGGATCCGGTAACATTGAGTTTCAAGAAACTCAAAACCATCCTGGAGTGCCGTGGACTGGGATACTCGGGCCTGGCAGAGAAGAGGGACGTGAGGGAGCTGGTGGAGAACTCGG GGGAACTAATGCAAGGGGAGCTCTACTCTGCTCTCAAGAATGAGAAGGAGCAAGTAGGATCTGACTCCAGCACTACTTTCAGTGGAGAAATGCACTTTTATGAATTAGTGGAGGACACTAAGGATGGTATCTGGTTAGTTCAG gtaATAGCCCAAGATAGGAATCCACTTTTGAGCACTGCTAACTGGGGCAAAATGGTACAGAAAGTTTCTCAATTTGGCATTCGAACAGGCACTTTCAACTGCTCAAGTGACTCAAG GTATTGCCATAAACGGGGCTGGACAAAGTCCACTCTCATCATGTCTGTGCCGCAGACCTATGCATCCAAAGGGAAGGTCATGTTGAAAGAGTATAACGGCAGACGCATCGAGACCGAGCACATCTTTAAATGGATGACTGCGCATGTTGCCTCTCGTATCAAAACTATCCGTTTCTCTGAGCAATTAATGGATGACTGGTACCAGATGGAAAAGCAACCAGTAAAGATGTTCTTGTTTGCCAAATTGCTTCAGCCCCCAGCATTCTTCTCAGCGCTGAGCATCAAATACACAGGGCGCATCGAGTTCATCTTTGTTGATGTGCGCAACTGGGACAACGCCACCTCCCTGGAAGAGATCGGGGTGCGACAAATGCCCTCATATATCCTTAAAACACCAGAAGGTATCTACAGATATGGCAATAGCACTGGGGAATTCATTTCCTTGCATGCCATGGATACATTTCTTTGCTCGGTGCAGCCGGAAGTCAATGACTTGTTCATTTTAAGCTTGGTCATGGTCAATCTGATGGCTTGGATGGACCTTTTCATTACACAGGGAGCCACCATAAAACGCTTTGTGGTTTTAATCAGCACGTTAGGGACCTACAATTCCTTACTCATAATTTCCTGGTTGCCCATCCTTGGTTTTCTCCAGCTGCCATACTTGGATAGCTTTTACGAGTACAGCTTGAAACTTCTGCGTTATGCTGACACTACTACTATTGCCTCATGGGTCCGGGCCGACTGGACCTTCTACTCTTCACATCCAGCTCTCTTCCTAAGCACTTATCTAGCCCATGGCCTTCTCATCGACTactttgagaagaaaagaagaTGTAGCAATGAAGACCAAAATGCAAACAACCTAGAGTGGCTGTCAAGTCTCTGGGATTGGTATACCAGCTACCTGGTACATCCCATTGCCTCCTTCCAGAACTTTGAGTCCGATTGGGATGACGATCCCAATTTCATTTTAGAGAGGTTGGCATTTCCAGATCTTTGGCTTCACCCACTTGTTCCAATAGATTACATCAAGAACCTACCCACCTGGAAGTTTAAACTTGCCCAACATGAAAGGCCCACACAAGACCTTGATAAACGACCAAACAACTTGATGAACCCAAGTGAAGACTCCAGTGGTGACAAGAGAGCACATCAACGCAGCTCAGAAGTTCTTCAGAGTACTGAAGATTGTTCAGCTGCGATTAAGTCAGAAGAATCGTGGTCTGGTGGAGAGGAGCAAGACACAGATTGGTCTCAATGGCCTTGTGGCATGCTCCACTGCACCGAGTGCGTCGTATGTCTTGAGAACTTCGAAACAGATTGCCTTGTCATGGGACTACCATGTGGCCATGTTTTTCACCAGCAGTGCATCGTGGTCTGGCTAGCCGGGGGGCGGCACTGTTGCCCTGTGTGCCGGTGGCCATCGTACAAGAAACGTCCAGCAAGACAACGTCATGCAGCTGAGCAACTTGAACCAGAATAG